Part of the Drosophila kikkawai strain 14028-0561.14 chromosome 3L, DkikHiC1v2, whole genome shotgun sequence genome is shown below.
GGTCATGATTTCAACTGCAGTATCTGCCGTATCATCATGATCTTGGAATGACTATTTAACTGATAACAAACCTTTAGCTGCGTCACTAGAAAATtcctattattattaactataTATCAGCAACCTATAATTATATGTAACCAGAAGATTCCGTTTGAGACTAAGTCAACATGACATTTTACACCAATTTCATCATAGACTGTCATAAACAACACAACACTTCATAAATCACAATAATACTTAAAATGAGTTAAAAAAGCGGAAAGCATAGTGCAAATTAGTTGTTTAAAACCGTTGAGCAGGTCTGGAATCTAGACGAAACATCTATAAAGCAGAACTTCccgcaaaaaataaaacagcttACGAATtccataatatttttcttaacaTTCTCACGCTTCATGAGATCGCCTTGAGGACATTTTGTTTACTCTATTCCGATTTTCGGCATATAAAAGCATATTTCTTCTCAGTATCATGCGCTCTTCGGCAAAgataaacaacaacagcataTCAGATCCTATATCAATGGCGGGAGAACTGAACCACAGACCAAGTGGCGGCTTCTCCCAGGAATCTACTAAGGCCCCGTCATATATTAAACCATATATTTCAGGTTTATTAATGGTAGATCTGTTGCCTAGGGAAACTTGTTGCCCGGGCGCGATAATAATTCGCTAGCGATCGCTCGATCGCTCCAGTATATAGTCATTTGTGTTGtacaattaaaattgtacAATCACGAGTTTGTGCTAAACTGAAAAGTTGAAATGATTCAATTTAGTCCGTTTGACTCTTGCCCCTTCTCCGCGACCACGTCACACGACGACAACGAATCAAGGCAATTCGAAAGACTTGCTTTTTTAGCACTCTGATCCCGAAAAGTTTTTTTTGCGAATTGAATGGCACGAGATCCATGAAACTGGTACAAAAATCAAGGGGGAGTCACCAAAAGGGGCTCAAAGTCTGAGCTGACGGATGATGAGTCAGGCGGAGGAAAGGGTTTTTAGATGCTTTACGATCCCTACCAGACGTGGGACTAGGAATTCAATTATTCGAGTTATCTGAAcccaaaatatttagaggaTATGTTTCTTCCTTAACTGAAATATATGctttaactataaaaaaaacttcttgaaaAATAGTATTTCACTTGTCAGGGAAATATAACCCAGTTGGAATTTATCACccgataaaatataaatattttaaaaaactagTCACCCAATTTGACtgattttcttagttttataattaaatcccttcgaaaaaaagtttaataatCTAAGGGAAAGATATTTAAGTTTGAGTTTATAACTAACAAAATAGAGAATAAATTTCTATTACAATCTAATAAATCAGTTATAATTCACATACTTTTTTAGAAAGGCaagaaaaatttaagttataatttaatttaataatttaatttagtataacttttgctaaaaaaaattgttaatagAATTTATATCTGTTCAaaattttccgaatttaaaactcccaaaatttttaaaacctttttttataatcccaaaaaaaaacccaaaattcGAAACCCTTTCTTCCCgcaatatatactttttatcatccaatattattccatatgcttaaaactaaaatttagtATGTACTTGCTTTCCTACCTGcattttctttggtttttcaATTGACTTTCACTTCAGAGACTCGACACTTTCACTTGGAGAGTTCTAGAACTTTCGCTGAAGTTTTCGTTGACTTTGGAATAcgtttttttcgatttcaatttcaCTGGCACACCACCTCCAAGACTAATAGTTCTTCAATTCGTTAAAGTTGAGTTCTCTCTCTGCGGTTCCAAGTGGAGGAGCTGCGGTTCTGCTCGAGATGTGGCGAGTGATGTACTGTGCGGCGGAAGGTTGAGCGTCCAGGCTTTTATATCGGCTTTTATGCCCGAAATCAACAAGTGGggctgttgccgctgctgctgctgctgcggctccgTCGGACGATGGACGAGGGACGACGGGACAAACGGACGTCCACTTGGACTCCACTGGGGCTTTAATAACAGTTATGGCGTCGGCACAGCCAGTggcagtggtggtggtggtggtgtatCTGCCTCTGTATCCGTGctcgtatctgtatctgccgCTCGTGCTCGCATCCGAATTCGTCGGGTCTCCGGTCGGCGGTCTCCCAAAAGGGGGTGGCTCTTACTTGTTGCTCCCcgtttgattgattgattccaAAAGCTAAAGGAAATtgcatgcaaatttattattttaaatcacaTTTTTCTCATTAATATTCGCAGTTTTAGTCAAAGATTTGATGCGGCTCGCATCGGATCGCACTGGTAAATGGAAATCAAAATGAAATGCGTGCCCCAAATGCATATATGTGTTCTGGTACGGTACAGTACGGTATATATCCCCCGATCCCCCATTACCATATGGCTGCAACAGTTGCTCTGATGGGCAGGATCAATAGATGTCAGTGTGCTGTCAGCAAGTGCCCACCTTTATGGCCGCACGGAGGCTGATTATTCCGGATTTGTGCAGGTTTTAATTCGCGAATTAGTTCCATCTGCTTTCTGTTCTCAGCCGCAGACAATGGCGGACGTCACTCCTGATGTCTATAGAGAGCTAtggtggagctggagctggagctggtgaGATGATGATGACTCTGGATGAGCGCGTAACTGCGCCAGACCTGCTGGGGTCTCCGCTCCATCAATTGCTTGGACATTCGAGACGATATTTGCATtccagagccagagccggGCGACCAATTGCACAAAGATCCCGCCGCAGACGAAGCTGCAATTGATTTTGGTGTGGCGTCAATTGAAATGCACTTCGGAGTCTAGGAGTCGGTGGCACGGAGAGAAAAAAATTCCAGGAATCGGAATCCtcttcaaaaataatatatccCTAATTGGTAATATAATTTCCCATCAAAATAGCTAATAGCTAATTGATAATTAATTGGTTATAAGTACCCATTAAAAAAAGGGACCCTAATCCCAGGCATAATGTTCCTTTCAACAATACAAACCAAAACAATTGGTGTGCCTCCAAAATCTAAGAACGAGGCACtgtgcaaaattaatttaatgcctACTTCGGACTCTTATCTGTGCcccgaaatatatatttctataatataACTATTGtataattcattaaaatatataaaaatgtcacTGAAATGTGTCACCCATTCCAAGTTCATTCGTAGTGCAAAAGATTATATTCTATTGgtatatattgatataattTCAACTTACTTATACCAACAAATAAGTCATCAAGTGAGCTTAtctattaatatattaaataaattaataacttggaaataaatatacaaattccGTTAATCGTGATGATAAGCTTCGTTTTGGTTGTTGAAAAagactatttttaaattatattttttaatttagaaataatatattagtTACACTTTTTATGCCAACTAAAGCTGTATATATTCATCTTTATTTtgcagaaaattaaaattaagttctcCAATATTTGTAGTCATTTCTCTGCGTGTGGGCCTACGTGCTCCAAGTGGCCTGCCACCGTTATATTCAAATGAAGTGGAGCTCACGCAATCACAGCCGGCAGAGCAAAGCTGGGCAGACACACTCGGGGAAAGTCATCATGGTGACCAGACCACCATAATGGTCATTCCGTTTGCCCGGGGAAGAACATCATAATGATGACAGCCGAGCTCCTTGGGACCTTGCCACCGCAGAATGGTTGACCTAGCAACAGAAGGAGCCATCGCCCGTGGAGCAGCAACAAGCAAGAATAGGGACATCAGGGACTAAAACCCCACACACCCACCAAAATCTTACATggaaatacatacatatagcgCTCCCTCGGAGTCGCCCACGCAGTCGCGCAGCCAATTTGGCCATCCGTCAATAGGGCTTCATTTGAATTGCCAGCTTGTCTCCAATTGATGATGGGCCGGGCCCACGCTGCTAGGTCCTTGCCATGACCCAGACCCGCCTCCTGGCTCCTCCTCCACTCCACATACATCTGCAATCAGTCAGCAGCATGGCGTAATTAAACCCGCCGCTGTCACAGTTGACATCTCGTGGCTCATTTATTGGCAGCATTGTGTTCATCTTAATCATTTCAcatatatttgtgtatttatattcaCGCAGTCGGACTCGGGAATCGATGCACGTCTGCTGTCTAACCGGCTATGGAAAATCCCTGGATATGACACACACTCATCCtaggaaaatggaaatttatattaaacaatGGCGAACTATAAACTGCGGGAATAGGGTGTGCGGAAACCCCATTCAGGGAGAGGAGGGATTTTCATTAATAATAGTCTTTTCGATCATGCAATAAGACTTAAGATTTCACCATATagattttgggttttttgtttattgtttttgagAAATCTCTcctatatttattaaaagggGAAATCAAACTGTTACTTAATTGATTTTGGTAGAAATATACATAGGTTTAAATTTACCCGTTGTACCATTAATAACTATGTGTAAATAcctgaattatttattattaatattagttactatatgtaaatataaataatatactataaaatataaataatgtttCTGCAACATAATGACATGTTTATAcggaattattaattattattattatttaatccTAGAAAGCAcaactacaaaatatatagcaTACTTTAAGGAAAGTCATAAAGATTGGCCTATGAcataatgtttataaatgatttataaattatagtatataaattatttataaattaataaaatcgtatgagaatttttattaaaaaagaatatatattaaatttggtaaatataattataaaaatatatatataaacatatagcacattaatatttattaatcaaaTCCTTATTAATGATTTACCTCATTaccataaattttttttagataccccaaaataatataaattttagctAAGTTATAGTTGACATTATTGTCATGtgtcataaattttaaatttcaaaattaagtattcatttacatacatttttacTGTCTTTCTGTTAATGTTCTCTATGGTAGCTTTTAGTGTCTTCAGAACGGGATTCCGACCAAGAGTTCCAGAcagcataaaataaaatacaatcgGCCCAAAATAATATACTTAAATCCAATTTAAGGTTTCTTCTGATGTTGACTACCTTAACCGAAGATCAATAGACCACGTGAAGGGGAATAAATTCTAGCACATAgcaaatatttgatatttctTTAGCTCAgatcagttttatttttatatcatgaTCTCATGCGGTCTCTCTTTCTTGGCGACCACTGtaaatgaataatttaatGCTACCCAATCTAAAGCTTCAGATTATTTAGTACCAAAAGCTATGAGCCACTTAATCAGctgagcagaaaaaaaagcatGCCGAAAAGCTTATATTATCTTCCAAGGTTGAAGCAAAAGTATACCCAACGGAAAAAATTAGTACAACCTGTTGCATTTGACAGTGGGAAAGCTTTATGCCTGCGGAAACCAGTTAATGCCCCGCCGCCCTGCACTGGGACTCGATGAAACCCGAACTAATTGTTTATCCAATGCATTCCAGCAAACGTATTTTCTAAAGCTACCACACGCGATTGGAAATGTTcgtaaattgtatttatattttaaaattaatttttaattatttattccaCAACAGGCTATTCTTAACGATCAATCTATTATTTGGCAGGAGTTAGTCGTATAGAAATGTTTGGAGAGAATGAGTAGTGCCTTGATAAGgcctatttaaaatttagaagTAACTTTCTCAAAAttccaaaagtatgcaaaaaCGAACCACCGAATTTCTTCGGGTGTATTCACTTTGATAGCATCATCcaaagctttttattttctatgcGCCACTCTCTCGGTCACAGCGGTAGTTGCCCACCGGTCGCCGCCTCTCGCAGTTGGAACCATAAATCGGCCATATAACAGAGGGATTTAGCCGGGTTTTAGTTACCAAGATAACCCAAAATCAGGTGGCACCATGAACCGAAGGCTTCCTGGAACCTTAAGGAGCTGCAGAAGGCTTCTCGTTGCACCAACGTTGACCAGAAGCCTTTCCACAACGCATAAGCTCTTTGAGCGGCAAGAGTAagtttgatttgtttttgtgaAAGTTTTCACAATTTCTGAGAATCGAGAGAGCTTAGCAAGTGTTTACTCTGGTGGCATGTCTATTAAACAAATCTAATTAGTATGTTTCGAGGGGTTTGTTTGGCACGTAGGCCACACCAAGCATACCTAATTAATGGTGATAACGAAGAGCTAAGTTGGGACCCATGGATCGATTGGGTATAGATCCGCTAGCTTGGTTAGCGAAATGATGAAGCATTATCTATATTAAGTGGGGTCAAAGTATctctgaaatatataaattagacttaaaaaactttttttctgGCAGATGTCAAGTTCTGGTCGTTGGTGGCGGCACTGGCGGCTGTGCCATGGCTGCCAAGCTCTCCTCTCGTCTAGGTAGCAACAAGGTGATCGTTCTGGAGCCAGAAGAGGTATGTAAACCATTACCCACCAAAAATCCAGCAGATTGAACACCTTTCTCCCAACAGAAACACTACTATCAGCCCATGTTCACCCTGATTGGTGGCGGAATGAAGCGTTTGGATCAATCACACAGGCAAATGGGGGATGTCCTGCCCAAGAAGGCCAAGTGGATTCAAGAGTCAGCCTTGAACTTTGACCCAGACAAGAATGAGGTCAGCACATCCGGCGGCAAGACAATCGCATACGATTTCCTGGTCATTGCCACTGGAATGCAACTGAAATATGAGAAGGCAAGTCTTTAAAATCAGCGTATCTTCTCATCTTATAATCAAGTTTACCTTTTAGATACCCGGACTAGTACAGGCCCTGGAGGCCCCAAAAACCAATGTGTGCTCGATCTATTCACCCAAATATGTAGATAATGTCTACGATTGCCTGCGCAAGACGTACAGGGGTAATGTGATCTTTACCTTTCCCCACTGTCCGATCAAGTGCGCTGGAGCACCGCAGAAGATTGCCTACATAGCGGAGCACTATTTCCGGAAGGTGGGTACCCTAATGATGGCCTAGAATTTAGAATTAAATCTCCTCTTACAGATGGGCCGCCGGGACCAACTGAATATCATTTACAATACATCCTTGCCTGTGATTTTTGGGGTCAAACAATATGCAGATGCCTTGTGGAAGGTGGCCAAGAAGCGAAATATAAACGTCAATGTGAATCGGAATCTCGTGGAGGTGAGACCCGAGGATAGCATAGCCGTATTCGAGGATCTCGCCGAGCCTGGAAAGCTTTACGAGGAAGTGGTAAGTACAGTATACGGCTTAAAGCCTTTATAAGCCTCTCCTTAAACCTCTCTCTCCATCAGTACTCCATGCTCCACGTCTGCCCACCAATGACCGCTCCCGACGTGATCGCCAATTGCAAGCAGCTGGCCACCGAAAGCGGATTCGTGGACGTCGACGCGGCAACGCTGCAGCACAAAAAATACAGCAACGTGTTCGCCATTGGCGATTCCGCCTGCACACCCAACTCCAagacagcggcggcggcaggtAAAGTTCCGTTTTGGAGTCGTAATCATGGAAATCGGAATATTCAATGATCTTTGGAATACTCAATGTGTGCATTGCAGCTGCCCAGTCACCGGTTGTATTCAAAAATCTGATGGCGGTGATAGAGGGCAAGAAGCTTACGGAAGCCTACGATGGCTATGCCTCCTGTCCGCTTGTCACCGGCTACAGCACCTGCATCCTGGCTGAGTTCGACTATAGCCTGGCCCCCTTGGAGACATTCCCCTTTGACCAGGCCAAGGAGCGTTATACAATGTTCATCATGAAGAAGACCTTTATGCCGATCCTCTACTGGCAGCTAATGATGAGGGGCTACTGGAATGGACCGGCAACGATGCGAAAAGTACTTTCGATTttgaagcttaaaaaataatggaaaaagtaatgaaacaccttgatatttgAAATACCTTGTGGATTtcaagatattttaaataccaaTAAAATCAGGagcaaataatatatacaggGGATTTCCTATACGACTGACtgaattattgaaaatattggCTATATATTGGCgatttatctaaaaaaaaaatgggaacgTAAAAGTCACAAGCTAAAAGCCAGTTCAGGACCCTCGGGTTCCCTAAATAACTGAAAATATGGGAAATATTTTCAGAAATTCAGTCATACAGTCGTATAGAAAATCCCTAAATATATTGTTATTTGCTCCCCCACTCTCGGaccataaataaatgaaaacataaTATAACTATTTGGAGTTTTTTATCAgtttattaattgtaaattcaAGCACgcttaatattaattttaaattacctaaaatattatttttaaagtttttttcgAACAGTGTAGTAAGGTAAAGCAGTTTAAAGCAGTATAACTCCTTTTTGCTTTCAAAAGCAGTTCATTCATTTGTAAGCAGTCCAAAGTGCACTTCTTGTCCATTTcagtattttttaaaatgtatttcgtCTAATTTGCTGTACTCCAAGCTGGTCACTCTAATCCACAGCGTGGCGTCGCTTGGCGCTGGAAATTTAAAGATAACGAACAAAAAGAGCAGCCGATTTGTGCTCCAAAACACGTCTAAAACAGCTCCAGAGACAAAATTTAGCAACAAAGAAAATCCGTAAACATGAAGGCAGTGTGAGTATAAATTTACTTGTAAGAAATTCAATGCTAGGACTGAATATTCCTGTTCACAGACCACGGACGCCCATGCGCGTCATCCAGAAAACACCACGATTGCAGCCGCATACAACGGAGAAGCACCGCAAGGACTCATCAGAAAAGGCCAAAGATCCGGTGAATGTGTTCTGCCGCGTCCGACCACTCCAATCGGAGGCGGATCTCACCTCTCTGCGGGTGAAGAACTCAACGACAATTGCGTTAAACCCGCAAGatcagctgctgcagcatcaCAAACATAACGGCGCCCAGCGCGAGATACAGTACATCTTCAAGCACGTCTTCCAGCCGGAGGCCACGCAGCAGGATGTGTACGGATCGGTGGCCCAGCCGCTGGTGGAGAACCTGCTGCGTGGCAGGAACAGCCTTCTCTTCACCTACGGCGTCACGGGTAGCGGCAAGACTTACACGATGACTGGTAACTTGCGGCATCGCGGCATTATGCCACGCTGCCTGGACGTCCTCTTTCGCACTATCTCGGACTATCAGGCCAAGAAGTTTGTCTTTAAGCCCGATAGGCTGAATGGCTTTGAGATTTTGTCCGAGGAGGATGCGTTGCTTGAGCGGCAGCACGAGATGAATCAGAGGTTCGCTGGCTCGGGAAGATTTGCCTTCCGGCACAAGGACTCGGATCCGGAGATCGCTTCCCAGGCCTCTGTAGAGCCAACGCCACTGCTGGGTTTGGATGAAGACAATATGTACTCGGTGTTTATCACCTACATTGAGATTTACAACAACAGCGTGTACGATCTGCTCGAGGATTCGGGTATTCAGAAGTGAGTAGCGAGGCAGCcccatgtttattttaaagtttattttattttatttataattttactcATTTAAATTCATCCCCTTCCCAGGACTTTGCAAAGCAAAATCATTCGCGAGGATGCCAATCGTCATATGTTCGTCCACGGCGTTACCGAGGTAGAGGTAAAGACAGTGGAGGAGGCCCTCGAGATCTTCCAAATGGGCCAAAAGCGCAAACGCATGGGCCACACCGTTCTCAATGCCGAATCCAGTCGTAGTCACTCGGTTTTCAACATACGCCTGGTGCAGGCACCCACCGACAGCCAGGGCGAGAATGTGGTCCAGGACAAGCAGAACATTACGGTGAGTCAGCTGTCCCTGGTGGATCTGGCGGGCAGTGAGCGCTCTTCGCGCACCAAGAACACTGGAGTTAGATTAAGGGAAGCGGGCAACATCAACAACTCCCTGATGACGCTGCGCACCTGCCTGGAGTATCTCCGAGAGAATCAGCAGGCGGCCAGCAATGGTATGCCTCCGAAGAAGATACCCTATCGCGACTCCAAGATCACGCACATGTTCAAGAACTATTTCGATGGCGAGGGTCAAGTGTCCATGATTGTGTGCATCAATCCGAGAATAGAGGATTATGACGAGAATATGGTAGGTGTGGTTACTCCTGGTTCCATAACCTAGATTAAACCTTATATTCCCACCTTTTAGCAAGTGATGAAGTTTGCTGAGATGACGCAGGAGGTGCAGATAGCCAGGGCCACACCCATGAAAACCGATTTGGGTTTGACTCCAGGTCGTCGCAAGGCCAATAAGCTATTTAAGATAGCCGTCAACAATCTAAACGAGCTGGGCATACCCGAGGCCAAGGATCTGGAGGTGGACGTGGGTCTAGTGTACAGTCTGGGAGCCGATTTTCCCTCTTACCAGATGGACAGTCCCGAGGCGGAGGTTAAAATCCAGGAGCTGATGCACTATCTGGAGCAGCGCATTGAAAAGCGCAAGAAGCTGCGCAGCAATTTGGACATCAAATGTAGGTCTTAGACTACTTAGGCTAGCAGGAATACCCTTTAATTCTCACATATCTCCTCTTAGGTGACAGCTTCCGCCAGATGCTGATGAACCTAGACCGGGACAATCTTCAACTGCGCACAGAACTCGCCTCCTTGAAGGCTGTGTACAAGCAAGAGCGCGAGCGCAGCGCCGCCTTGGAGAAGAAGGTGCGCATCCACGAGAGCTCCATTGATGTGCTGAACAACACACTAAGCAAGCGGGATCGGCAGATCGAAGAGCTGTCTTTTAAGCTGAACGAAAAGGAGAGCCAGCTCACCCAGAAGGAGCACGAGAAGGAGAAGCAGAAGAAAAAGTTCAGCTCCAAACTGGCCGTGGAGTCGGACAAGACCAAGCGCGAGTTCGAGCATAAGCTGCGTGAGCAGAGGGCGAAGCTTACAGAAAGGATGCGCATCAAGGATGAGAAGCTGCGTTTGGTTTCAAACATACTGCAATCCGAGGATCTGCCCAGTCTGCCGCGATCCCAGAGCTCCGAGGATATGTTAAATGATAAGGATCGCGGGGCGTTTACAGCGCGCACGGAATCCTCAGTGCCGGCAACACGAACTGATATCTATGCCACGCCAAGACATGTAAGGATATCTCTTTAGTGCTTCATTATGTCATTACTTATTTCTTAATTCAAATCTTCTTTCAACAGGGTGCCGCAGCTGCCAACAATCGCCATCGACGCTCTCGTTCCGCTGGCGACAAATGGCTAGAGCATCGGGCTGCCAATCCCGTGCCCTTGGGCACCATCATGCAGCCTTATCTAAAGAACCGCAAGTCCATCACCAAGCTAACCGACATGAAGGAGCTTACATCCCATGGAGCCAACAAGTACTGCCTCGTCTCCCAGGAGGCGGACACCGATGGTGATGTCGAAACCAAGCTATACAAGGGCAATGTAATCCCCACCTGTGGCGGCGGTGCCCAAGTGGTGTTCAACGATGTGGAGTGCCTCAAGCAAAAGTCACCAGTTCATTCGCCCACGAGGAAGCGACCCAGCAACGGCACTCTGTCCGCTCTGGGCGGAGGCGGTGCAGTGCCCAGCACCATCACCTCGGCCCAGGACGTGGCCTCGCGCTGCAACCTCGGCATCGAGGGACACAGCAGCAAGAAGTCCAAGATCTAGGAAGGACACCTGAACATACATCAACTTAAAAATACTTACTTAGCTTTTAGTtaacttaaaattaagtttattacTCATTTATTATGGTTTTTGGAGTTGAATCGCATTGAAgtgattttttgtttgattaaaaaagaaaagtttaaccTGTATAATAAAGAATACCCATAAATGAATTCGTAACCTCGCACAAGGATGAGGATTCCTGGCTCACAAAACCGCTGCTAACCGGAGGATAGTGGCGGAGAGCTCTCAGCGGGAACAGTCTTAGAATCGCACATGCATTCTTAATAGAATTACTCTTAATTTGTACCATAAagtattgaatattttattgttttttggaGTAACCAAGCTCCACTTTATGAAATCAagttaataaatgaaattcaatAAAGTTACTACTTAAGGAACACCAAAAATAACAATCTTTCAGAATAATATGTAACTGGAAATGGAAGCTTTTTCAGCAAGagttaaagtaaatatattaactttccttaaatcaatatttatattacttgaTTTTAATGGGAAATAGGAATATATACGTCTCCCTGTATATAAAATTAGATGCTCTtaatatttctcttttttaataattttttaacaaatcaCACTGAATAAAAAGGCatacttattatttattaacccCCAAAGCAGACAAAATGAGTTTaaaccatatttttttattattattattcctgCGTTTATTCAGATTTATGCTTAAACCGataaattttattgaaatacaTACGGTACCATTCattacacatatatatt
Proteins encoded:
- the Sqor gene encoding sulfide:quinone oxidoreductase, mitochondrial, whose product is MNRRLPGTLRSCRRLLVAPTLTRSLSTTHKLFERQECQVLVVGGGTGGCAMAAKLSSRLGSNKVIVLEPEEKHYYQPMFTLIGGGMKRLDQSHRQMGDVLPKKAKWIQESALNFDPDKNEVSTSGGKTIAYDFLVIATGMQLKYEKIPGLVQALEAPKTNVCSIYSPKYVDNVYDCLRKTYRGNVIFTFPHCPIKCAGAPQKIAYIAEHYFRKMGRRDQLNIIYNTSLPVIFGVKQYADALWKVAKKRNINVNVNRNLVEVRPEDSIAVFEDLAEPGKLYEEVYSMLHVCPPMTAPDVIANCKQLATESGFVDVDAATLQHKKYSNVFAIGDSACTPNSKTAAAAAAQSPVVFKNLMAVIEGKKLTEAYDGYASCPLVTGYSTCILAEFDYSLAPLETFPFDQAKERYTMFIMKKTFMPILYWQLMMRGYWNGPATMRKVLSILKLKK
- the pav gene encoding kinesin-like protein KIF23; translated protein: MKAVPRTPMRVIQKTPRLQPHTTEKHRKDSSEKAKDPVNVFCRVRPLQSEADLTSLRVKNSTTIALNPQDQLLQHHKHNGAQREIQYIFKHVFQPEATQQDVYGSVAQPLVENLLRGRNSLLFTYGVTGSGKTYTMTGNLRHRGIMPRCLDVLFRTISDYQAKKFVFKPDRLNGFEILSEEDALLERQHEMNQRFAGSGRFAFRHKDSDPEIASQASVEPTPLLGLDEDNMYSVFITYIEIYNNSVYDLLEDSGIQKTLQSKIIREDANRHMFVHGVTEVEVKTVEEALEIFQMGQKRKRMGHTVLNAESSRSHSVFNIRLVQAPTDSQGENVVQDKQNITVSQLSLVDLAGSERSSRTKNTGVRLREAGNINNSLMTLRTCLEYLRENQQAASNGMPPKKIPYRDSKITHMFKNYFDGEGQVSMIVCINPRIEDYDENMQVMKFAEMTQEVQIARATPMKTDLGLTPGRRKANKLFKIAVNNLNELGIPEAKDLEVDVGLVYSLGADFPSYQMDSPEAEVKIQELMHYLEQRIEKRKKLRSNLDIKCDSFRQMLMNLDRDNLQLRTELASLKAVYKQERERSAALEKKVRIHESSIDVLNNTLSKRDRQIEELSFKLNEKESQLTQKEHEKEKQKKKFSSKLAVESDKTKREFEHKLREQRAKLTERMRIKDEKLRLVSNILQSEDLPSLPRSQSSEDMLNDKDRGAFTARTESSVPATRTDIYATPRHGAAAANNRHRRSRSAGDKWLEHRAANPVPLGTIMQPYLKNRKSITKLTDMKELTSHGANKYCLVSQEADTDGDVETKLYKGNVIPTCGGGAQVVFNDVECLKQKSPVHSPTRKRPSNGTLSALGGGGAVPSTITSAQDVASRCNLGIEGHSSKKSKI